The nucleotide window CAGACAATGTCTCCTCAATATCTTGCAAAGTGTGGGAAGCCGTTGGGATCATACGTAATAAAATGATTCCTTTCGGGATAACCGGATACACAACAATAGACAAGAAAATACCGTAATTTTCTCTTAAATCGTTCACCATAACCATCGCTTCCGGAATGCTTCCTTCAAGGTAAACAGGAGTGATACACGTGTTGGTATCACCAATATTGAAACCTCTTTCTCTCAAACCGTTTTGCAACGCATTTACATTTACCCACAATTTGTCTTTTATTTCAGACGATTGACGCAACAATTCCAAACGTTTCAACGAACCGATAGTTTGAATCATTGGCAACGCTTTAGCAAACATTTGCGAACGTAAATTATATTTTAGGTAATCAATTATATCTTTATCTGCAGCTACAAAAGCTCCGATATTTGCCATAGATTTTGCAAACGTAGAGAAGTAAACATCGATTCCGTCTTGACAACCTTGTTCTTCACCGGCTCCGGCACCAGTTTTTCCTAGTGTACCAAAACCATGTGCATCGTCAACCAAAAGACGGAAATTGTATTTCTCTTTCAGGGCAACAATCTCTTTCAGTTTCCCTTGTTGTCCACGCATTCCAAAAACACCTTCGGTAATAAACAAGATTCCCCCACCGGTTTCGGTAGCCATTTTGGTGGCACGTTGCAGGTTTTTCTCCATACTTTCCAAGTCGTTGTGCTTGTAAGTAAAACGTTTTCCCATATGAAGGCGAACCCCGTCAATGATACAAGCGTGAGAATCTACATCGTACACAATAATATCATTTTTTGTAACCAAAGCATCAATGATAGAAACCATTCCTTGGTAACCAAAATTCAACAAATAAGCCGACTCTTTCATTACAAAAGCAGCCAATTCTTGTTCCAGTTGTTCGTGATAACTAGTGTGACCACTCATCATTCTGGCACCCATTGGCGCAGCCGCACCATAGGCAATCGCTGCCTCAGTATCGGCTTTACGAACTTCAGGATGATTCGCCAATCCTAAATAGTCGTTCAAACTCCAGTTCAAAATATCTTTTCCTTGAAATTTCATTCTTGGCCCCAATTCTCCCTCCAATTTCGGGAATACAAAATAACCTTCAGCTTGCGAAGCCCATTTTCCTAGAGGTCCTTTATTGTTTTGAATTCTTTCGAATAAATCTTTTACCATAATATTTTCTGTAGTAGTATTATTTTTTAAGAAAATGCAAAAATAATTATTTATAATGTATTAGCCTCTCGAAACCCTATTTATTTTTCCAAATCCCAATGATAATCGTTTCTAAAGTTATCATTTTGAGTAATATCTGTTTAAGGAGCTGATTCCTGCTGTCCATTACAAGCTCTCGGTCATAAACCTTTTTTTCCATTGTGCTGCAAGGAGCTTCCTCCGGTCGCTCTTGCAGCCCAGGAAAAAATAGGTTTATTTCCTCGAGGCTTTCCATTTCCATCAGGGCTAATGCCAGAAACAAGAACTTTTTGCAATAAAAAGCGTATATTTGATATTGAAAAAAAAGGCATTGATTATGTCGATTACAAAATAAAAATCTAAAATTTAAGTTCTGCAATCTGTAATCTAAAATCTGCAATCTAAAATAAAAGTAATGTCCCAAAATACAAAAGAACTAAAACTCGCCGTGCTTATCGATGCCGACAATGTTCCCTACAGTAACGTAAAAGGAATGATGGAAGAAATTGCCAAGTTCGGGACACCAACCACCAAACGTATTTATGCCGATTGGACTAAACCCAATGCTAGCGGTTGGAAATCAGTACTGCTAGAACACGCCATAACTCCAATTCAGCAATACAGTTATACCGTCGGGAAAAACTCCTCCGATTCGGCCCTGATAATAGACGCAATGGATTTACTCTATTCCGGTAAAGTAGATGGTTTTTGCATAGTATCCAGCGATAGCGATTTTACAAGACTAGCCATTCGATTGCGGGAATCGGGAATGAAAGTTATTGGGATGGGTGAGAAAAAAACGCCCAATCCTTTTATTGTGTCCTGCGACCGATTCATTTTTATAGAAGTACTGGAAGGCGCCATCAAAAAGAAAAAGACTAAACCAGCGGCTTCTACTCCAGCAACTGATGCAAAAGAAACTAAGAAAATCGTTGAAAAAGAACCTGCTGTAAAAATCGATACTAAAACAATCGAATTGATAGAAAGCACCATCGATGCCATTTGTGATGATGACGGTTGGGCTTTCCTCGGCGATGTGGGAAATCTGATCGTAAAGAAAAAACCCGAATTTGACCCCAGAAGCTACGGCTTTAACAAACTCACTCCTTTGCTCAAATCCTTAACCGATATTCTAGAAATAGACGAAAGGGATTCTGATAAAAAAGGAATCAAGCACGTTTATGTTCGATTGCGTTTTACTTAAATCAGGGGCTGAAGATACTCTTACGTCATTAAATTAAGAATTCCTTTCAAGTTGATTTCTTAATATAAATCTCGCAAAGGCTCAGAGACGCAAAGTTTGAAACCGATTACTTTGCGTCTCTGCGCCTTTGCGAGAAAACAACAAAGAATAGAACTAAAGAATCTGCTTGAAAACAATAAAGAAGGCTGTCTTATTCAGACAGCCTTCCCTGTGTCGTTCTGATTTATCATTATCTAACGTATACCCTAAATCCTGTATAGCTGACTATTGAGATACTTTTTCTAATATTGAAATATTTGTGATATTATATGCTCAAGTAATTAATCAAAACCACAATCAAATTTACAATTTTATTTATTTTAAAATACTGAAAAACAAGATTTTAACTGTAATTTAACGTCGTTTTTTGTAACGGATTATACGGATTTTTTTGCAAATCAATAGTATCTGTTAAAAATCCGTTCCATCCGTGTAATCCATCGTCTATTTCATTAGATTTTATAAAGAAATTTATGTCTATAAAAAACATCCTAATATATTTGCAACCTAAAGAATAATAAACTCCAATAAATGAAAATCGTATTTGCTACCAATAATGAGAATAAAATAAAGGAAATCCAGAGTATGCTTCCTCAAAGCATCGAAATTATTAGTCTGGAAACTATAGGTTGTCACGAAGAAATTCCTGAAACCGCCGATACTATTGAGGGGAATGCGATTATGAAAGCCAATTATGTGACAGAGAAGTACGGCTACGATTGTTTTGCTGATGATACCGGTCTCGAAGTAGAGGCATTGAATGGTGAACCTGGAGTTTATTCTGCACGATATGCTGGTGAACAAAAATCGGCGGAAGATAATATGGATAAACTGCTTGCCAATTTGGAAAACAAAGCCAATAGAAATGCACAATTTAAAACCATAATAGCTTTAAATTTAAAAGGAAAACAACACCTTTTTACCGGAATTGCAAAAGGAGAAATCACTTTGGAAAGAAGCGGAAGTCAAGGTTTTGGTTACGATCCTATTTTTAGACCAGAAGGTTATCAGGAAACCTTTGCCCAATTGTCCTTAGAAACCAAAAACGCAATAAGTCACCGAGGAAAAGCCACCCGAGAATTAATTGAGTTTCTTATAAGTTTCTAAGATTCTAAGAAACTAAGAAAAAAAAATTAGAATCTTAGCTTCTCAGAAACTCAGCAACTTTTAAAAAAAAACTTAGAATCTTAGTTTCTTAGAAACTTAGCAACTCAAAAAAAAATATAGTACATTTGAAATGCGTTATTACTTTTCACTCAAATAAAACAGTATGTTCAAGATTAAAAACCTATTTTTTGCCTCACTTTTTTTAATCCCAACACTTCATTATGGCCAGCATACAGACGAAATCAATTCGAATAGACCTGGCGAATCCATGTCGGCTTTTGCAGTTGGGAAAACTGTTTTTCAAGTAGAAACAGGTGTGTTTGGAATTAAGGAAAAACATGATTTGCTGAGATATACTGCCAATGGATTTGGAGTCGATTTGGAATTGCGTTATGGTGCATTTCTGGAGAATCTTGAATTCATTGCTGATGTTCAATATCTGTATGAAACCTTTAATTATCCTATGCAGGTTGACGATAGAGCCGATTTTAAACAATCTGTTTTGGGAGCCAAATATTTAATCTATGACCCAAATAAAGGCTATAAAAAAGAAGTAAACCTTTATAGTTGGAAAGCCAACCATAAATTTAATTGGCATCAGTTGATTCCTGCTGTTGCTGTTTTTGGAGGAGCCAATTTTACGGGGAAAGACAATCCATTTTATTTCTCACCCCAATCCGAAATATCTCCAAAAGCCTCTTTGATTTTGCAAAACCACTTGGGTGATGGTTCTTGGGTTTTTGTGACCAATGTTACTTATAATTATATCACGACCGATTATCCGAGTTTGAGTTACATTGTAACCCTTACAAAGGGGATTAATGAAAAATGGTCTGCTTTTGCTGAAAATCAAGGAATAAAAAGTGACTTTTACAGTGATGCCTTAATTCGTGGCGGTGCAGCTTATTTGATTCATAGAAATTTGCAGGTAGATGCTTCCATAAGTGCCAGTTTCAAAGACACTCCTTCTATTCTTTATGGAGGGGTTGGGATGTCATGGCGCTATGACGGTCGATACAAGGAGGTTCCTCTTTTGACCAAACAAGAAAAACAAGCCGAAAAAATGGCAAAACAAAGCAAACCTAAAAAAGGGTTTAGATTATTTAAAAAGAAATAACAGCAACATTCCATAAAAAAGAAATGATTACCATAAAAGAAACCAAAACTAAAAGTGAGTTAACTGAATTTGTAAAATTTCCTTTTTCTTTATACAAAGGAAATCCGTATTGGGTTCCACCAATAATAGCCGATGAGCTGGAGTCGTTTGACAAAACCAAAAATCCTGCTTTTGAAAACGCCGAAGCCAATTTTTATTTAGCATATAAAAACAATCAGCCAGTAGGTAGAATTGCCACAATTGTCAATTGGGATGAGGTGAATCATCAACAGAAAAAGAAAGTCCGTTTTGGATGGTTTGATGTTATTGATGATATTGAAGTAACCAAGGCTTTGCTTGAAAAAGTTTATGAGATGGGACAAAAATTCAATCTCGAGTATGTGGAAGGGCCAATGGGATTCTCGAATCTTGATAAAGTTGGGGTTTTAACTGAAGGTTTTGATGAATTGGGAACGATGATTACTTGGTACAACCATCCGTATTATGCAAAACATTTTGAGCAATTGGACTACGTGACCGAAAAAGAATATATGGAGAACAAATTCCCTTTTGCGAATGCGAAACCGGAGTTTTTTGAAAAAATAAATGAATTGGTTAAAAAGCGATACGAACTGAAACCAATCAACTTTAAATCGACTAAAGACGTGATGCCTTACGTTGATAAAATGTTTGATTTATTTAACGAAAGTTATTCTAAGCTGTCTTCGTTTGTTGCGATTTCCGATATTCAAAAAGAATATTTCAAGAAAAAATACATCAGTTTCATTAATCCGGAATACATAAAATATGTAGAGGACAAGGAAGGGAATCTAGTGGCTTTTGGGATTGTCATGCCTAGTTTCTCGAAAGCACTTCAAAAAGCAAACGGAAAATTATTCCCTTTCGGATTTTTACATCTATTAAATGCCAGACGCAACAGTAAAGATGTGGTTTTTTACCTTATTGGTGTTCGTCCCGATTATCAGAATAAAGGTGTAACTGCTGTAATTTTTAATGAATATTACAAAACCTTTACCGAAAAAGGTATTCAATACTGTTATAGAACTCCCGAATTATCAGATAATCTTGCTATTCAATTGATTTGGAAAAATTTTAATCCGGTGGTGCATTGCCGAAGAAAAACATTTAGACGATCGCTATAAGGCAGTTCGTTTTTGAGAAAAAAAAGAAACCTCTTCATTCAATTTATGAAGAGGTTTTTAAGTTTTAGATTGTGCCATTTTTAGTTGACGTGAACATCACTCCATTTTTCAGCTAGTTTGTTGAGGTTAGCTTTCATCAAATCATCGGGTGTCATTGCAATTCTGATTTCGCAATGTGCTTCAAAATTTAAAAACCAAGGCTCGCAAATTGCAGGAATGGCTGAGGAATCCGGAATATCAACAATCATAACAGCGCCTCTGTTTCCTTCTTGTTCAGAAAAATAAATACTTTCCGGTTTGATGTCTTCAAGAACACGACCGATAATTTCGCCTGCGGTACCATTTCTAACCATTGAGTTGAAAGGCTCAATAGGTAGGATAACATTAACTAACATTTTCATTGTGATAGAATTTAAAGTTAAAACTCTTAAAGATACAAAATAATCACATCGAAAAATTTTGTAAATCATTGATAGTTAATAAGTTTTGATTCAAGAGTGAATTGTGTTTTTTGAAAATTTGTGTTTAATTGCCAAAAGTCGTGTAGACAATTTTAGTAGCTACCGCATCTTTGTTTTTTAAGATAGTTTTTACAATCAAAGGCTGATTGTTGCAGCGGAAATCCCGAATATAATATTCATTGATATTTACATCTTCTTTCTTGTATATAAATTTTCCGGACATATCATAAATTTCCAGTTTATCGATTAATTCAAAGAAAGAGTTGACTTTAATAATGCCATCTTTTACAGAAACGATCACTGGTTGATCTAGTTTTTCCTGGCTAGGAATTTCGTTTTTATAATGGAGCACAAACCGGTTGTCAAAAGTTCCTTTTGAAGTATTAAAACGATAAGGGGCATTTTTTAAATTAGAAAAAACAGCCGTTTCCTTATCTTCCAAATAGATATCATGATTAGCAAGCAAGCCTTCTGAATTATCAATGTTTATCTCAAAAATGCCATCAATAGTAGTGCTGAAACCCAGTGGTACTGTATCGTTTTCATCAAAAGGCAAAGCCCGTCCTTGTATGACTAAGTTTTTATTTTGGTTGATGCTGTAAAAATCTATGAATTTATTTCCGTTGAAAACTGCGCCGTCATAAGTACTATCAAAATTATTTGTGGCACCAGTAATATAGCCTACCAGCGTTTGTTTGAAAGCGCCTTGATTGTTGTAAAGATTAAGCCAAACCCTGTCTTTTTCAATAGTACTAGTCTCTTTTTTGGTAACATTAAATTTAAAAAATTGAGAGTTGTTACCGCCTATTCGCATTGAATTGTCAAACTTTGCAGTAATCCCGGAGACTCCTTCTTTTCCTTGTATAAAAAACGATTGACCCGCTGCAATAAATCCAAGCGGAATGGTTGGGTTACTATTGGTCGTCGGGTTTTTTGGGGTAATGCCAACTCCTCCAGTCGCATTATAAGATGCATAATCATTGGAGGCATTCGTCAAAATCGAGCTCTGCATATTATGTGACCAAAAATAAATTGTTCCGTTTAGTGCCGATTTGTTACTATCCAAAAAATGATTGGCATCAACTGCAGATGGATAGGGATTTCCGATGAGGTATGATTTGCCTGCATATATAGATTCAGTTGTAATTGTCCCGTTATTAGGTACGCCTATAAAGTTAATTGGATACCTGTAACTATTTTGTTCGTTAAAACCGTTTGGACTACCAATGCTGTATCCTTTGCCAATTTTCATGTGGTTCAATGGCTTTTCTTGTTTCCAATTATTAGCGTCAGCATCAAAAGAAAAGAACTCATTGGAAGGTGTATTTGGAGAAGCATTCCCCAATTGTTGCGATGCTACAGGTGATGACCAAAGCGTATAGTCGGATTTATATACAGGTGCCGAAAAACGGTTGTAATTGATTTTTCCGATGTTAGTTACTTCATTTTTCTGAATCAAACTGGAATTATTGTCAAAACTAAAGTTGGCTCCATTTAATATTTCAAGTTTATTAACTACAGATATTGTAATGTCTTCTGACGTATGGATGAATCCGGTAATGATTTGACATCTACACATTTCAGTATCATTATCAAATGAATAATTTCCATTCATGTAAACATATTTGTAGATAGTGGGTAAACCGTTTGTCCAATTTGTGCCCGTCCAAGCTGTGGATTCTAGTGGTTTTAAAAGCACATTTGGGGTTGTTTTTGACAAGCAGAATCCGTCAGAAACCCTATAACTATAAGTCCCTGGTTCAAGATTTGATACAGTGGTTGTAGTGCCAGAACCTTCAATTGTCAGGTCAGTGGTTCCGCTTTGGAACAATGTCCAATTGCCAGTAGGGAGTCCTTCTAAAATAATACTTCCATTTGAAGTACAATCGGGCGGAATGGTTGATTTTATGGTTGGAGCATTTACAAATAAAGGTTCTTCAATGGCAACAGTTGTGGTCTTAGAGATGCAGGAATCGGGAATAAGAGAACGGTAGCCTAGTTTGTGGATTCCCGCGTGTACGTTGGAAAAAGTTGCTGAAGCCTGGTAAGCACCTCCGTCAATATTGTATTCAAAACCAGTTCCTTCTGCAGGATTACTTATTACGATAGTTCCAGTTTCCAAGATGCACCCCGGTTGAGTTATGGTTCCAACAGTGGGTGGATTTGGGGTGATTGGTTGGGCGTATAAAGTGACATCTGCAGAGGGAACCGAAGTACAGCCTTGGATGTTGGTTACGGTTACATGATAAGTTCCTGGTACTGTGTTTCCGTTCAAAATGGCTGTTGCTCCAACGCCTGCCAATGTTCTTCCTCCTGAAGAAGTTAGAATCCAACTGCCTTCAGGCAATCCGCTTAGGCCAATACTGCCCATACTGGATTCACAAGTTGCTTGAGTTACAAAATCTATTATTGGAGGAGTTGGAGAAATCGGCTGTGGATTTATGGTAACTGTTTCAGATGCAGTTGAGGTACAGTTTCCTAATGTTGCAAATACAGTATAATTTCCCGCCGGAGCCGTAATAAGGTTTCCCGAAATTATAACGCCAATGTTTGGATTAACTGTGTAGATATTGTTTGGATCATAATTTTGGATTTTAAAACTTCCTGTGACAACGAGGCAAGTTGGGTGAGTAACCGAACCTAATATAGGTGTCGCTGGTGTTATGGGTTGAGTGTTTATTGTAAAAGCCGCAGAATTTAAAGAGATACATCCTGCAGTGTTTTGCACCGTCAGGGTGTAAGTTCCAGAAGGCATACTGTTGAAAAAAGCAGTTGTACCAATGCCTTGCAATCCTGATCCTCCTGCTATTATTTGAGGAGAAGAATATAATATCCATGAGCCTGTGGGCAAACCGCTTACTTCTACACTTCCTTTTTCTGAATTACAACTTGGTTGTGTTATGTTTCCTATGATGGGCGGAGATGGAGTTACCGGTTGTTCATTAATTTCAACTACAGATGATATTCCCGAAGTACAGTTTCCTAGTGTAGTTGTTACTGTATAACTGCCTTTTGGTGCTGTTATTGTGTTTCCTGAAATAATGACTCCAGTGTTTGGAGTAACATTGTAAACATAGTTTGAGTTATAATTTGTAATGACAAAACTTCCCGTTGATACTGTGCAGCTGGGCTGAATAGGAGTGCTTAACGTCGGTATTGCAGGTGTAGGTGGTTGTTCATTTATTGTAAAAGGCAAAGAAGGCGAGGAGGTGCAATTATCAGAATTTTTAACGGTAATCGTATAAGTCCCCGTTACGGTACCGGTAAAAATTGCAGTAGTTCCAGATCCTGATAATCCCGTTCCGTTACCAATTGCAGGCGAGGAGAAAAGTGTCCACGAGTCAACTGGCAGCGCGCTTAGTTCAACACTTCCGGCACTGGAATCGCAAGTTGGTTGTGTTACATTCACAATTATTGGCGGAGTTGGAGTTTGGGGTTGTTGTACTATTGTGACGACAGCCGATGCATTTGAAGTGCAATTACCTAAATTGGCAGTTACCGTATAATTCCCCTCCGGCGCGGTTACGGTATTCCCCGATATTGTTACTCCAACATTAGGACTTACAGTATAGATGTTGTTGGAGTCATAATTTAGGATAGTAAAACTTCCTGTTGAGACAGTACAGGTTGGCTGAACAGGATTACTCAGTAATGGAGTTGGAGGAGTTGTGGGTTGCGCATTTAATGTAAATGGTAATGTAGATGGAGAGTAACAGCCATCTGAATTTTGAACACTAATCGTATAAGTTCCCACAACAGCTCCTGTTAAAAAAGCTGTCGTTCCAGAACCGCTTAATCCCGTTCCGTCCCCGACAGGTGGAGACGAATAGAGAATCCATGAATCTGTTGGTAAACCACTTATTTCAATGCTTCCGGAGCTAGACTCACAGGTAGGCTGTATGATGCTTACAATCGTTGGGGCTGTTGGAACTATTTTGGCGCGGTCAATAACGACTGTTTCAGAAGGCTCTGAAGGACAGGTTCCGGCTATTCCTGAGACAGTAAAACTATAATTTCCTTCGGTTAGTAGCGAAACGATGAAGGAAGTTCCCGTACCAGTATAAGTCGAACTGGAAGTACCGCTCTGATTCAATGTCCAAGTTCCCGAAGAAGGCAATCCGTTTATGACAACGCTTCCAGTTGGCGTTTCACAAATGGGTTGGGTTATGGTGCCAATGGTTGGCTTGGCAAGTGGTAATGGTTGTTCATTTACTTTAAAGACGGTACTTGGTGCTGAAGTACATTCTTGTTCATTAATAACGGATACTGTATAATTTCCAGCAGTAAATATTCCCGTCACGCTATAAGTTGTTCCTGTTCCATTGATTGTTCTTATTAATGCAGAAGAACTGTCGAATACCTGAATTGTCCAGTTTCCTGAAGGTAAATCACTGACTGTTATCGATGTTTCACTAACTCCACAAGAAGGATTGGCTGTAATAGTGACAGTTGGCGCCGAGGGAGTTGGTGGTTGCGGATTAATAGTTACGTTTCCTCCAACAGCAAGGCATATCGAGCCGCTATCGAGCATAAAATTGTAAAGACCAGATGGTAATGCGGTTGCCACATAGGTAGTTGGACTTGGAGAAGGTTCTGTTATTGTATTGTTGATAGGTCCTGTCTGGGTTATCGTCCAGCCTGTTGTTGGCAAATTAGCAAAAGAAATACTTCCGGTTGATGTGGTACAAGTAGGATGAATAATTTGTTCTAATGTTGCACCAGAGGATATATTGCTCATAGCAACATTATCAGAAAAGGAAGAAACACAGCCCATATCCGAAACCACTGAATATTTATAGGTTCCGGGAAATAATCCAGAAACAGTTGTGCTAGTTCCCGATCCCTGAATCTGGTTATTATTTGTTCCAATTTGATGTAATGTCCAAGTTCCTGTTGCAGGCAAATTATTCAAAACTACAGATCCACCGTCAGCACATGTTGGGTCGGTGATAGTGCCAATTGCGGGTGCCGATGGAATAGGTGGCTGAGGATTGATTATTACATTTGCGGAAGCGGGAGAAACACAACCTGAAGCGGTAGTGGTCACTGTGAAATAGTACGTTCCCGCTGTGAGACCATTTATGGAAATAGTGCTGCCAAAGCCGGGTACAGTTGAATTTAATACACTGTTTTTGTAAATGCTTATTGTCCAGTTTTCAATAGGTAAACTACTCAGAACCACACCACCAGTAGGTGTGTCGCAGGTGGGTTGGGTTGGGGCAGAAGGTATTGGAGCAGCAGGTAGTGTTTTAAAGGAGGTAACCGTAACATTGTCGGTCGATTTACAGCCACTAACGCCATTGGTTCCGGTGAGAGTGTATGTAGTTGTTGCTGCTGGAGAAGCAATCGGGTTGGATATTGTTGAACTGGATAAACCTGTAGTTGGACTCCAGCTATAAGAGGTGTCAGCTTCGGGAATCGAACCTATACTCGTTGCAGGTGTGCTGCAGTTTACGTTTTTGTCAACTCCGGCAGCATCAGGTTTTGGAGTGGTTATATTGACCGTTACGATAACTTCGTCAGTTGACGAGCATCCATTTGTTCCGGTAACCGTCAGCGTATAGGTTGTTGTGGCAGTTGGATTGGCTATGGGATTGGAAACAGCGGCACTCGACAATCCTGTTGCAGGACTCCATCGATAAGTGTTTCCTGTCACAGGTGCAATTCCTATGCTTTTTCCAGACGGATTCAAGGTACAGGTTTTGGTAAAATCGGCTCCGGCGTTTGCAATAGGACTAGTTGTATCTACTGTTGCCACAACAGTATCTGAATTGGTACAACCATTAGCAGTATCTTTTGTTGTCAGTGTGTATGTGGTTGATGAAGCTGGATTTGCAATTGGATTGGAAGCTGTAGGATCCGACAAACCTATTTCTGGATTCCACTTATAGGTTAATCCAGCTATTGCTGAATCTCCTATTGAAGCACCTGTTGGATTTAATATACAGGTTTTTGTAAAATCGGATCCAGCAATTGCTTTTGGTATTGTTGTGTTAACAAATACGGTAACCTGGTCTGTAGTCGTACAATTGCTAACCAAGTTTGTTGCGGTAAGAGTGTAAGTGGTGGTGGTTGATGGATTGGATATTGGATTTGAAATTGTGGCATTTGATAAGCCAATGGATGGATTCCAACTGTAAGCTGTCCCGGGTAATGAACCGGTTCCTATAGTTTTTCCGGAAATGGTGAAAAAGCAGGATTTTGTGAAATCAGCTCCTGCGTCTGCAACTGGAGAGCTCGTACGAACGGTTATTTCTACAGAATCACTAGCAGTACAGCCTGTATTATTGTTTGTTGCTGTTACGGTATAAATTGTTGTGGACGTCGGGTTGGCTATTGGGTTCGAAATTGTTGCACTGGATAGACCGGTGGATGGACTCCAGCTATAAGTTGTTTCAGCTTCTGACTGGGCACCAATCTCTTTGCCACTGGGAAATTGAGTACAGGTTTTTGTAAATGGATTTCCGGCATTTGCAATGGGGGTTGTAGAATCAACAACTACCAAAACGTTGTCAGTAGCGGTACAGCCATTTATGATATTTGTAGTTACTAATGTGTAAAAAGTAGTAACTGTTGGATTAGCTATTGGGTTTGCAATAGTAGCAGCTGAAAGTCCGCTTTCTGGACTCCATGAATAAAGAGTATTAGGTATTTCCAGTCCGCCAATGATATTTCCGTTTGGGTTTTTTATACAGGTTTTGGTAAAACCAATTCCTGCATCTGCGACAGGGGGTGTTGTATTTACTGTAACCAGAATAGTATCAATTACAGAACATCCCGTTGCAGTGTTTATTGCTGTTAAAGTGTATGTTGTTGTTGTGTCAGGATTAGCAGTTGGATTTGAAATAGTATTATTTGATAAGCCATTGCTTGGACTCCAATTGTAACTTACTCCTGTTTCCGAAGGGGATCCAATGGTTTTTCCTTGGGGAAATGATGTGCAGGTCTTTGTGAAATCGTCTCCGGCAGAAGCGTTTGGTGTGTCGATAACGACAGTGACGGTAACTGTATCTGTAGCGGTACACCCTCCTGCTATTTGGGTGGCTGTCAGGGTGTATGTGGTTGTAATGGTGGGGTTGGCAATTGGGTTGGAAATAGTTGCATCCGAAAGTCCCAATGCTGGATTCCAGTTATAAGTCACTCCATCTACTGGTTCAGTTCCAATTTGTTTTCCAGATGGATTAGAATTACATGTTTTGGTAAAATCAACACCTGCATTGGCTATTGGTGTTTTTGGAGATTCATTTATTGTGGCAAATGCCGGATCTGAGATGCACGAATTCTCATTTAAAAACCGAATAGTAAATTTATGATTTCCAGGTTGTAATCCTATAAATACATTGCGACTTTGATAAGGACCGTTGTCGACATTGTATTCATATCTATTGTCTTCTAAGTAAGGAGAGTCTAAAGTAACCTCGCCAGTGGAGGTGGTACAATTTGGTTGTGCTG belongs to Flavobacterium gilvum and includes:
- a CDS encoding aminotransferase class I/II-fold pyridoxal phosphate-dependent enzyme, which encodes MVKDLFERIQNNKGPLGKWASQAEGYFVFPKLEGELGPRMKFQGKDILNWSLNDYLGLANHPEVRKADTEAAIAYGAAAPMGARMMSGHTSYHEQLEQELAAFVMKESAYLLNFGYQGMVSIIDALVTKNDIIVYDVDSHACIIDGVRLHMGKRFTYKHNDLESMEKNLQRATKMATETGGGILFITEGVFGMRGQQGKLKEIVALKEKYNFRLLVDDAHGFGTLGKTGAGAGEEQGCQDGIDVYFSTFAKSMANIGAFVAADKDIIDYLKYNLRSQMFAKALPMIQTIGSLKRLELLRQSSEIKDKLWVNVNALQNGLRERGFNIGDTNTCITPVYLEGSIPEAMVMVNDLRENYGIFLSIVVYPVIPKGIILLRMIPTASHTLQDIEETLSAFEAIREKLVNGTYKEIAAKTTVDMEA
- a CDS encoding NYN domain-containing protein, with translation MSQNTKELKLAVLIDADNVPYSNVKGMMEEIAKFGTPTTKRIYADWTKPNASGWKSVLLEHAITPIQQYSYTVGKNSSDSALIIDAMDLLYSGKVDGFCIVSSDSDFTRLAIRLRESGMKVIGMGEKKTPNPFIVSCDRFIFIEVLEGAIKKKKTKPAASTPATDAKETKKIVEKEPAVKIDTKTIELIESTIDAICDDDGWAFLGDVGNLIVKKKPEFDPRSYGFNKLTPLLKSLTDILEIDERDSDKKGIKHVYVRLRFT
- a CDS encoding non-canonical purine NTP diphosphatase; translation: MKIVFATNNENKIKEIQSMLPQSIEIISLETIGCHEEIPETADTIEGNAIMKANYVTEKYGYDCFADDTGLEVEALNGEPGVYSARYAGEQKSAEDNMDKLLANLENKANRNAQFKTIIALNLKGKQHLFTGIAKGEITLERSGSQGFGYDPIFRPEGYQETFAQLSLETKNAISHRGKATRELIEFLISF
- a CDS encoding transporter — translated: MFKIKNLFFASLFLIPTLHYGQHTDEINSNRPGESMSAFAVGKTVFQVETGVFGIKEKHDLLRYTANGFGVDLELRYGAFLENLEFIADVQYLYETFNYPMQVDDRADFKQSVLGAKYLIYDPNKGYKKEVNLYSWKANHKFNWHQLIPAVAVFGGANFTGKDNPFYFSPQSEISPKASLILQNHLGDGSWVFVTNVTYNYITTDYPSLSYIVTLTKGINEKWSAFAENQGIKSDFYSDALIRGGAAYLIHRNLQVDASISASFKDTPSILYGGVGMSWRYDGRYKEVPLLTKQEKQAEKMAKQSKPKKGFRLFKKK